One region of Armigeres subalbatus isolate Guangzhou_Male chromosome 3, GZ_Asu_2, whole genome shotgun sequence genomic DNA includes:
- the LOC134220307 gene encoding E3 ubiquitin-protein ligase SIAH1B-like isoform X2 translates to MDIDKMKCVLCHKFPDAEVYECSAQHVGCIGCVEKLNVRLCKCSEYFDEKKDNPIERLAQSSKIPCPYKATGCTWIFGPTDMRQHLEECRFRPVGCIANSLKVITCRWNGQQYQLEDHLMKFHADIGKPFSYYQLTEIPFSATVSKTGIRLVDAFSKLFLFYFSTNVDTKMIYFMFVYFGRREEAQQYYYEFQIRDHAGKDVRQIKFVNTCVADCEDLNGKIENEDCIALTFRSIRHYLKNDSIPIRFIVKKLEKEAESATARKTSADESNKPVKPKPKPFVFPQKGKQQQNVSRSSSVGGPAPNVPKTSPVTSDDPPLRPPPNLTRSISVTKLPSNMPPVQKTPEFSSINRIGISGQDSPLVHQEPCPFMSPSINRLDAFWPN, encoded by the exons ATGGATATCGATAAAATGAAGTGCGTGTTGTGCCACAAGTTCCCGGACGCCGAAGTGTACGAATGTTCGGCGCAGCATGTCGGTTGCATCGGATGCGTCGAAAAGCTCAACGTGAGACTGTGCAAG TGCTCGGAATATTTCGATGAGAAAAAGGATAATCCAATCGAACGACTTGCACAAAGCAGTAAAATTCCGTGCCCCTACAAAGCGACCGGCTGTACCTGGATCTTCGGGCCAACAGATATGCGTCAACACTTGGAGGAGTGTAGGTTCCGACCCGTGGGCTGTATCGCAAACAGTTTGAAAGTTATCAC TTGTCGCTGGAATGGCCAACAATATCAGCTAGAAGATCACTTGATGAAATTCCACGCCGATATCGGTAAACCATTCAGTTACTATCAGCTCACTGAAATTCCCTTCTCGGCCACTGTTTCCAAAACCGGCATAAGGCTGGTTGATGCCTTCTCCAAGCTCTTTCTGTTTTACTTCTCAACGAATGTGGACACCAAAATGATTTATTTCATGTTCGTATATTTCGGACGCCGCGAGGAAGCACAGCAATACTATTACGAGTTTCAAATTCGAGATCACGCCGGAAAGGACGTACGACAGATCAAATTCGTCAATACCTGTGTCGCTGATTGCGAGGATCTGAATGGAAAAATCGAGAATGAAGATTGTATTGCTTTGACGTTCAGATCGATCAGGCACTACTTGAAAAACGATTCTATCCCGATAAGATTCATTgtgaaaaagttggaaaaggaAGCTGAAAGTGCCACCGCACGAAAAACTTCAGCGGATGAGTCGAACAAACCAGTCAAACCGAAGCCAAAACCGTTCGTTTTTCCCCAAAAAGGAAAACAGCAACAAAATGTAAGCCGAAGCAGCTCTGTGGGGGGACCTGCACCCAATGTTCCTAAAACATCTCCAGTGACATCGGATGATCCGCCGCTGCGGCCCCCGCCCAATCTGACTCGATCAATTTCAGTCACTAAGCTACCAAGCAATATGCCGCCAGTACAGAAAACTCCGGAATTTTCTTCCATCAATCGAATCGGTATCAGCGGACAGGACTCGCCTCTCGTTCATCAGGAACCATGCCCGTTCATGTCGCCGTCCATCAATCGCCTGGATGCG
- the LOC134222554 gene encoding uncharacterized protein LOC134222554 translates to MVRDSPFLSPTPAPSFSAHQPQPSHQLQPPVPTPAPPCSPPHQPFTLFHPCSQPPPQPVPTLFSSQPAPQLHPHPTCSPSSPLPPAPVPTPPPACAQPHLFPPVPPALFLFHPAPVPAPPCLQLPVSALFTPAPSPVPSLPAHPCSHPSLTPPPAPAPVPSPHLLFHSHSPAHPSLSLPPCSAPAPSLTPSLHLSPTCSQPPPSAHSQPTPVHSSLPAFCSPPHSPPPHLPAHQLPTPPQPHHLSVLYPTPPHLFSSHPTHPSPPLFTPLHPVPPCPCSPPVPSPTPPTCSCSTLFQPLFCSTQPCPLFPPPPVHPCSTCSHPVPPVHPCSHPTPPPQPHPPAPVPAQFHLPVCSCSHPCSPTPALFPLPPPVPSPPQPHHSHSQPHSQLLFPTQPSAPVLFPPQPPAPSPPLFSPTPAPACSPAPPCSHPLFPAPPTPSLSLTSPPSPTPPPTSSHPLFSPLFQLPVHPSPAPQLSPTPAPVPTPACSQPHQPVSPPAPAPAPQFVPSLLFLSPQPTSFSFSLAPV, encoded by the exons atggttcgagactccCCATTT CTTAGCCCCACTCCAGCCCCAAGCTTTTCAGCCCACCAGCCCCAGCCCAGCCACCAGCTCCAGccccctgttcccaccccagcCCCACCCTGTTCCCCACCCCACCAGCCCTTCACCCTGTTCCACCCCTGTTCCCAGCCTCCACCCCAGCCTGTTCCCACCCTGTTCAGCTCCCAGCCAGCTCCCCAGCTCCACCCCCACCCCACCTGTTCCCCCAGCTCACCCCTGCCTCCTGcacctgttcccaccccacccCCAGCCTGTGCCCAGCCCCACCTGTTCCCACCTGTTCCACCagccctgttcctgttccacccAGCCCCTGTTCCAGCTCCACCCTGTCTCCAGCTCCCTGTCTCAGCCCTGTTCACCCCTGCTCCCAGCCCTGTTCCCAGTCTCCCAGCCcacccctgttcccaccccagcCTCACCCCACCACCTGCTCCTGCCCCTGTTCCCAGCCCCCACCTCCTGTTCCACTCCCACTCCCCAGCTCACCCCAGCCTCAGCCTCCCCCCCTGTTCAGCCCCAGCTCCCAGCCTCACTCCCAGCCTCCACCTCAGCCCCACCTGTTCCCAGCCTCCACCTTCAGCCCACTCCCAGCCCACCCCTGTTCACTCCAGCCTCCCAGCCTTCTGTTCACCACCCCACTCCCCACCACCCCACCTCCCAGCCCACCAGctccccaccccaccccagccCCACCACCTGTCTGTTCTgtaccccaccccaccccacctgttcagctcccaccccacccaccccagcCCACCTCTGTTCACCCCACTGCATCCTGTTCCACCCTGCCCCTGTTCACCACCTGTTCCCagccccaccccacccacctgttcctgttccacccTGTTCCAGCCCCTGTTCTGTTCCACCCAGCCCTGTCCCCTGTTCCCACCCCCACCTGTTCACCCCTGTTCCACCTGTTCCCACCCTGTTCCACCTGTTcacccctgttcccaccccaccccaccaccCCAGCCCCACCCCCCAGCCCCTGTTCCAGCCCAGTTCCACCTCCCTGTctgttcctgttcccaccccTGTTCACCCACCCCAGCCCTGTTCCCACTCCCACCTCCTGTTCCCAGCCCACCTCAGCCCCACCACTCCCACTCCCAGCCCCACTCCCAGCTCCTGTTCCCCACCCAGCCTTCAGCCCCTGTTCTGTTCCCACCCCAGCCCCCAGCCCCCAGCCCACCCCTGTTCAGCCCCACCCCAGCCCCAGCCTGTTCCCCAGCTCCACCCTGTTCCCACcccctgttcccagccccacCCACCCCCAGCCTCAGCCTCACCTCACCACCCAGCCCCACTCCACCTCCCACCAGCTCCCACCCCCTGTTCAGCCCCCTGTTCCAGCTCCCAGTTCACCCCAGCCCAGCTCCCCAGCTCAGCCCCACCCCAgcccctgttcccaccccagcCTGTTCCCAGCCCCACCAGCCTGTTAGCCCCCCAGCCCCAGCTCCAGCTCCCCAGTTTGTTCCCTCACTCCTGTTCCTCAGCCCTCAGCCCACCAGCTTCAGTTTTAGCTTAGCTCCtgtttag